CCAACCGGGCTTTGCCCGAAAGCGCTAGCCGGCGGCAGCGAGAGAGAAGGGGGAGAGATGGGGATTGGGctccggcggctagggtttcccccgcccccgccggcgctcgcaggagcatcacgcgaggggagggaggggcagccgacaCCTAGAATGGATCTTTTTAGAAGATAAAAAATTGATTTGGAGGAAGTCGCACTCACTCACAATCTTTTTAAAAAAAACTCACAATCTCTCTCCGGTCACTGTCTAATACTCCAGCAATATGTAACCATTAGTTAGTAGGAGTACTAAAAACTGATGATAAAAAAAGTTATTTATCCTCCCCACCGCCCCCTCAGTCCCTCTACATTTCTGTCCCCGTTCCCAATTCTCCCATGGTGGCCACATCCCTCACCCCACAGCCTGGCGCCCTTTCTCATGAACGCCGGCGCTCACTGGTCCGGCCAACGCTCCCCTTCGTCACCACCGCCGGTACTCCCTGGTCAGGTGGAGGCTCCCCTTCGCAGTCGCTGCTCTTCCTCCCCTTCATGTCGAATCGGTCACCGAAGTGGCCGGGGAGGCCCTCAAGGTCGGCATGCTCGCGCCAGCGCTAGGCGCCGGTGGAGGCAGAGGCGGAGGCGTGGCACTCGCATGCGCCTTCTCTACCCCGCTCCTTCTCCGAATCCGGTGGCCGAAGTGCTCGAGGAGACGCTCGAGCTCGGCATGCTCGCCGGCGACGGGCTTCTCGCTCCTCCGGATgccctcgccgtcgccgccatgaGCCTCTCCATCCTCTCTTGCGCGGTCGTCTGGGCCCAGGCAAGTCTCTCTCTCCAACCCCGCCGCCTGCTCCACCCCTGTAAATTCGGTTCGTCGCCAGGTGCATCGCCTCATTGAGAAATCACCATGAATGTTCCCAAGACCATGTCTAATTTACTCTGTTATAGGGCTTTGTTAGAAAAGCTGATTTAACTAAGTA
This portion of the Triticum dicoccoides isolate Atlit2015 ecotype Zavitan chromosome 7A, WEW_v2.0, whole genome shotgun sequence genome encodes:
- the LOC119332175 gene encoding uncharacterized protein LOC119332175, which translates into the protein MNAGAHWSGQRSPSSPPPVLPGQVEAPLRSRCSSSPSCRIGHRSGRGGPQGRHARASARRRWRQRRRRGTRMRLLYPAPSPNPVAEVLEETLELGMLAGDGLLAPPDALAVAAMSLSILSCAVVWAQISRGRRRRCRKVVGPAVDVHGGADDDLGKDLMYLPGVLVCP